GGCCCCGAGGTCGACATCCTCACCGCCGAATGGGATGGCGAGACATCCGGCAGCTGGGCGGACCCCGAGGCGAACCCGACGGCGACCCTCGTCCCGTCGCCGCGCACGCTCGGCATCGACGCCGTGGAGGAGTACACCGTCACGGTGACCGCGAAGGTCGACAAGGCGGCGTTCGCCGACCCGACGACCGACACCTGCACCTGGACTCCGGAGGATCCGAACGTCGGATTCCTGAACGAGGTGCGCCTCACATCGGGCAACAGCACGCAGTCGGACACCGGCTGCGGCGTCCCCGCCGAGCCCGAGGTCACCAAGGAGACCACGGGATCGGTCACCAGGGTCGGCGATCACTGGGAGGCGAGCTACACCATCACGGTGACGAACCTCTCGTTCGCTCAGGGCCTCGTCTACGACCTCGATGACACCCCGGACTTCGCCGACGCCGCGACCATCACGGAGCGCACGGTGACGAGCGCCGATGCGACCGTCGACCCGGGCTGGAGCGCTGATCCGCCGACGACCGACTCGATCGTCGCGAACCAGGCCCTCCCGGCCGGCGCGAGCGACGTCTTCACCGTGCTGGTGAAGTTCACGGTCGAGCCCGCCGACAGCGACCCGTCGCTGACGTGCGAGGAGCAGGGCTTGGAGAACACCGCCACGGTCACCTCTGGCGACACCTATACCGACGACGCCTGCTTCGACGTCCCGGTGGTCGTCGTGCTCGAGAAGGTCTGGACCATCAACGGCGGCTCGCCGATCGAATGGGACAGCCCGTCCCTCCCAGACGGCTTCACCGCACAGGCCACGCTCGACGGCCAGGAGGTTCCCTGGAGCAGCGAGCAGGGACCGTACGCCGACGGCGACGAGGTGACGGTCGACGAGTCCGACGTGCTCGTGCCTGAAGGCTGCATCGCGGGCGAGGCGACCGGGCTGGGCGAGCAGACGCTCTCCGGCACGGTGACGACGCTCACGGTGACGAACCCCGTCACCTGCACGCAGACGGTCAACCTCGAGAAGCACGTCGACAACCAGCACGGGGGCGCAGCAGTGCCCGCGGACTGGGCCGTCAGCGGTACGAACGTCGGCGACGACACCGACGCCTTCACCGGTGACGGGACGGCGAGCGGATCCGCGGAACTGGGCGTCGGCTACACGCTCAACGAGGTGAGCACCGTCTACGAGAACGGCACGCAGTACACCGTCTCGTCGACCTGGTCGTGCACCTCGGAGCAGGGAGACGATGCGTTCACCCTCGTGTCCGCACCCGGTTCGACGAGCGCGACCCTCACGGTCACGGAGCTCGGCGCAACGGTCGACTGCGACATCACGAACACGGATGTCGCGCCGAAGCTCACCCTCGTGAAGCAGGTGCTGCCGCTCGAGATCGCGCTGGACTTCCCGCCGACGCTCTGGACCCTCTCCGCTGCCGACGGGGCCAACCCGCCGGCGGTCACGGGCGACGGAACGGCGACGGGAACCGTCGACTCGAACCTCGCCTACACGCTCTCCGAAGCGGCGGACTTCGCCGGCGACGACGAGTTCACGCCCTCACTCTGGAGCTGCGTCTCCACGAACGGCGTCGAGCCGCTCGTGCTCGACGCGGCAGACGGCGACGTCGTGCTGCAGCCCGGGCAGGAGGTGACGTGCGAGATCACGAACACCGCGGCCCCGGCCACGTACCTGCTCGACAAGGAGGTCGTCTCGACCGTTCAGAACGCCGATGGCACCTGGACGATCGACTACAAGATCACCGTCACCGACGAGAGCGTCGTGTCGGCCGTCACCTACGACCTGAGTGATACGCTCGCCGACTTCGGCGAGGGCATCACGGTCTCCGAGGCGACGTGGACGGGCCCGGGCGGGTCGAGCGGCAGCTGGCCGGACCCGGCGGCGGAACCCACGGAGGAGCTCGCGAGCAACGTGATCCTCACCGCGGGCGAGCACACCCACGAGTACTTCGTGACCGTCGATGCGACGGTGACCGAGGACGCGTGGGAGGACGAGACCGTCGAGTGCACCGAGGGCGAGGGCGGCTTCCGCAACACGGCCATCCTGACCGTCGGCGACCTCCCCACGGAGGCGAGTGCCTGCGATGAGCCGGGGCGTGCCACTGCCGAGAAGACGGTCGTCGGTTCCCCGATCGACAACCTCGACGGCACCTGGACGGTGGACTACGAGATCGTCGTCACCGCCGACCCCGACAAGGACCTCATCTACGACCTGAGCGACGAGCCGGCTTTCCCGGCGGGCGCGACGTTCACGGCCACCGCAGAGGACCCCGATGGCGACCCCGTCGCCGGCTGGACCGGGACGGGCGCGAACACGGTGCTCGCCGACGGTCGACCGATCCTCGCGGGGGTCGACCAGACCTGGCACATCCAGGCCGTCGTCGACGTCACGACGATCACCGACATCGACCTCGCGAAGTGCGTCGAGACCGAAAGCGGCCACGGCTTCTTCAACGGGGCGCTCTTCACGAACGGCCAGGTCGAGACGCCGATCAGCGGTTGCGTCGACATCCCGATCGTCGAGGTCGGCATCGTGAAGACCGCGGTGCTGCCCGAAGGCGTCGACGCGGTCGAGGCCGGCACCGAGGAGAACACCTTCAACTGGGTGCTGACGGTGACCAACAACGGCCCGACCTCGGTCGAGGGCGCGGTCGTCACCGACACCCTGCCCGACTCGCTCGAGTTCGATGTCGACGCGATCACCTACGACTCGACGGGCACGTGGACCTTCGTCAAGGACGGCAACACGCTGACCGCGACGAGCGACTCGACGTTCGGGTCGGGACCCATGGCGACGATCACGATCCCCGTGACGTTGAAGGATCCCGCCGTCGGACCGGAGCTGCCGGAGAATCCCGGTGAGGTTCCTCCGCTCGTGCCGGCCGAGAACATCGAGAACACGGCGTGCGTCGAGGTCGACGAGTTCGACATCGATCCCTCCAACGACTGCGACACCGCAGACGTGCCCACCAAGGCCATGCAGGCGAACGCGTACGTGCAGTGCGTGAACGACGTGCCGTACCTGTACCACAACGTGCAGACGACCGGCTCGGTCACTCCGGGTCCGATCACGGTCACGTGGACGCCCGACGCCGGCGTCTACCCCGACGCGACTCCGATCGTCATGGAGATCCCGTGGGAGGAGCGCAACGGTCGCACCCTGTGGCCGTACGGTGTGGTCAACGACGAGGGCATCTCGATCGGATGGCCGGGCTGGCGCCTGATCGAAGAGGGCGACGTCGTCGGTGAGAACGGCATCGTCGACATCTGGGAGAACATGGTGAAGGACTCGAAGCTCGAGAGCTACGCGTTCGCCGACCAGTTCAACCCGATGACGATCACCTTCCAGGTCAACCCGAGCCAGTCGGTGCTCGCGGTCTACCCGCAGGCCACTCCGGCCTGTGAGGTCGAGCGCGATCCGAGCGTCACGATCGAGAAGACGTCGAGCGTGACCGAGGCGAAGCCGGGCAGCTCGTTCGACTACACGCTGTCGGTCACCAACTCGGGGCTCGGCGCGGTCGAGGCCGTGGAGCTGTTCGACGAGATCCCCGGCGACCTCAAGGTCACCGAGATCACGACCGATCCCGCTCCCGCCTTCCCGCGCTGGGACGACTGCGAGGTCACCGGCGAGGATTCGGCCGGCTACGGCGGCACGCTCCACTGCGTGCTGAACGGCATGATCGGCGGCACCGAGCCGGATGCTCCCGACGTGGTGTTGAGCGTGACGCTGAACCCCGCCTCGAAGAAGTCGAGCATCGACAACACCGGTGAGGTCTGCTGGAACGACCTGGTCGATCCGCCGGCGCCGACCGCGGAGGGTGAGGTCGCGCTGTTCTCGGTGATCGACCCCGAGCTGCCGGTGATCTGCGACGACTCGACGGTCACGGTAAAGATCCCGCAGGCGGGCGCCATCGCCTCGACCGGGTTCGCGGGAGCGCCACTCCTGTGGGGCGCGGGCGGTCTGCTCGCCGCCGGTGCGCTCCTGATCGCCGCGATGATGATCCGTCGTCGCCGTGCGGAGGAGTCCGCCGAGTAGCGGCATCGTCCCCCCGCGAACGGGAAGGGCCGGGTCGAAGACCCGGCCCTCTCTCGTGCCCTGGAACCCGGTGACCTCGTCGCGCAGCGGAAACGGAAGAGCCTGTCGGATGCCCCGCCGCAACGGGGTCCGACAAGCTCGACCTGCGTGGTGGTGCGACTACGGCTTGCCGCGCATGACGGCCTGCTTGACCTCGGCGATCGCCTTGGTCACCTCGATGCCGCGGGGGCAGGCCTCGGTGCAGTTGAAGGTCGTGCGGCAGCGCCACACGCCCTCTTTGTCGTTGAGGATGTCGAGACGCGTCTGCGCGTTGTCGTCGCGCGAGTCGAAGATGAAGCGGTGGGCGTTCACGATCGCCGCCGGGCCGAAGTACTGGCCGTCGGTCCAGAACACGGGGCACGACGAGGTGCACGCCGCGCACAGGATGCACTTGGTGGTGTCGTCGAAGATCGCTCGCTCGGCGACCGACTGCACGCGCTCCTTGCCGGGCTCGGGCTTCGAGTTCGCGACGAGGAAGGGCTGCACCTCGCGGAAGCTCGCGAAGAACGGCTCCATGTCGACGATGAGGTCCTTCTCGAGCGGCAGGCCCTTGATGGCCTCCACGTAGATGGGCTTCGAGATGTCGAGGTCCTTGATGAGCGTCTTGCAGGCCAGGCGGTTGCGGCCGTTGATGCGCATCGCGTCGGATCCGCAGATGCCGTGCGCGCAGGAGCGGCGGAAGGTCAGCGAACCGTCCTGCTCCCACTTGATCTTGTGCAGCGCGTCGAGCACGCGGTCGGTCGCGTACATCTCGACGTCGAAGTCCTGCCAGCGCGGCTCGGTGTCGACGTCGGGGTCGAAGCGGCGGATCAGGAACGTGACGGTGAACGACTGGATCGCGGCATCCGTCGACTGGGCTTCGAGCGTTGCAGTGCTCACGTCAGTACTTCCTCTCCATGGGCTGGTAGCGGGTGATCGTCACCGGTTTCCAGTCGAGTCGGATGTGGTCGGCCGCATCCGACGAGTGCGCGTCGCCCGACAGGTACGCCATCGTGTGCTGCATGTAGTTGGCGTCGTCGCGGTTCGGGAAGTCGTCGCGCATGTGGCCGCCGCGGCTCTCCTTGCGGTTGCGGGCGGAGTACACGACCACCTCGGCGAGGTCGAGGAGGAAGCCCAGCTCGACGGCCTCGAGCAGGTCGGTGTTGAACCGCTTGCCCTTGTCGTGCACGGCCACGTTCCGGTACCGGTCGCGGAGGCCGGCGATGACCTTCGTGACGTGCTCGAGCGACTCGTCGGTGCGGAACACCTGTGCGTTCTTGTCCATCTCGTCCTGCAGTTCCTTGCGGATCGCGGCGATGCGCTCGGTGCCGTCGGAGTCGCGGAGCTGCTCCAGCATGCCGCGCACGGCGGCAGCCGGGTCGGCGGGCAGGGGAGTGAAGTCGACCGTCTTCACGTACTCGACCGCGTTTCGGCCGGCGCGCTTGCCGAAGACGTTGATGTCGAGCAGGGAGTTCGTGCCGAGACGATTCGATCCGTGCACCGAGACGCAGGCGCACTCGCCGGCGGCGTAGAGGCCGGGCACGACGGTGTCGTTGTCGGAGAGCACCTCTGCGGCGACGTTCGTCGGGATGCCGCCCATCGCGTAGTGCGCGGTCGGCATGACGGGCACGGGCTCGAACACCGGGTCGACGCCGAGGTAGGTGCGCGCGAACTCGGTGATGTCGGGCAGCTTCGTCTCGAGCACCTCGGCACCGAGGTGGGTGCAGTCGAGGAGCACGTAGTCCTTGTGCGGGCCGGCGCCGCGACCTTCGGCGACCTCCTGCACCATGCAGCGCGCGACGATGTCGCGGGGCGCGAGGTCCTTGATCGTGGGTGCGTAGCGCTCCATGAAGCGCTCGCCCGAGGCGTTGCGCAGGATCGCGCCCTCACCGCGGGCACCCTCGGTGAGGAGGATGCCGAGGCCGGCGAGCCCGGTCGGGTGGAACTGGAAGAACTCCATGTCCTCGAGCGGCAGGCCCTTGCGCCAGATGATGCCGACGCCGTCGCCCGTGAGGGTGTGCGCGTTCGACGTGGTCTTGTAGATCTTGCCGAAGCCGCCGGTCGCGAAGATCACGGCCTTCGCCTGGAAGACGTGCAGCTCACCCGACGCGAGGTCGTAGGCGACGACGCCCGAAGGCTGCTTCGTCTTGGATCCATCCGGCCCGTCGACCTCGGTCATCACGAGGTCGAGCACGTAGTACTCGTTGAAGAAGTTGATGCCGAGGCGCACGCAGTTCTGGAACAGCGTCTGCAGGATCATGTGGCCCGTGCGGTCGGCCGCGTAGCACGCACGGCGGACGGGCGCCTTGCCGTGGTCGCGCGTGTGGCCGCCGAAGCGTCGCTGGTCGATCTTGCCCTCGGGCGTGCGGTTGAACGGCAGGCCCATGTTCTCGAGGTCGATGACCGCGTCGATCGCCTCTTTCGCGAGGATCTCGGCCGCGTCCTGGTCGACGAGGTAGTCGCCGCCCTTGACGGTGTCGAAGGTGTGCCACTCCCAGCTGTCCTCCTCGACGTTCGCGAGCGCTGCGGCCATGCCGCCCTGCGCCGCTCCCGTGTGAGAGCGCGTCGGGTAGAGCTTCGAGATGACCGCGGTCTTCGCGCCGGGGCCGGCCTCGATCGCCGCTCGCATGCCGGCGCCGCCGGCGCCCACGATGACGATGTCGAACTGGTGGTAGTGGACGCCGTCGATGACCGTGGTCTCGGCGTCGGCGCTCTGGGTGTTCACGGATCTCCTAAGCGGCGCAGAACGAGGGAAGCAGGTCGGCGGGTGCGCCGACGGGGCAGGGCTCGAAGGTGAAGACGACGAGCGTGCCGAGGATGATGAGCACGGCCGCGGCGGCGAAGAGGGAGCCCTTCAGCACCTTCTGCACGACGCCGGGGTTCGTGTAGTCGTTGACGATCGTGCGCATGCCGTTGGCGCCGTGGATGAGTGCGAGCCAGAGCATCAGCACGTCCCACCACTGCCAGAACGGGTCGGCCCACTTGCCGCCGACGAAGCCGAAGTCGATGGCCTTGACGCCGTCGCCGACCATGAGGTTCATGAAGAGGTGTCCGAAGATGAGCACGATCAGCACGACGCCAGAAGCGCGCATGTAGATCCAGCCCCACTTCTCCAGATTGATGCCGCGGCGGCGGGGGCGATCGGCTGGTTTCAGCGCCGACGTTTCGATGGCAGTCATGTCCCGCGGCTCCCTAGTGGCTGAAGACGTTGATGAGGTGGCGCGGCGTGAACGCGAGCATGGTCACGACCCAGAGGCCGACCACGATCCAGAAGAGGAGCTTCTGGTGGCGCGTGGCCCAGGCCCAGAAGTCCACGAGGATGATGCGCAGTCCGTTGAACGCGTGGAACACGATCGCGCCGACCAGGGCGACCTCGCCGAGGCCCATGATGGGCGTCTGGTAGGTGCCGATGACCGCGTTGTACGCCTCGGGGCTGACCCGCACGAGCGCCGTGTCGAGGATGTGCACGAGGAGGAAGAAGAAGATCGCGACACCCGTGATGCGGTGCAGCACCCATGACCACATTCCCTCACGGCCGCGGTACAGCGTGCCACCAGGCTTCTGTTTCGCAGGCTTCGCGGGTGTGGTCAGGGTTCCTGCCGAAGTCTCTGGCATGAACAACCCTCCCTGGCTGTGTGAATCGCCCCGAAGATGCCGGGACGTGACGGGCACACGGCCCGATTCGAGTGTAGACCCGCGTCACTTCGCCCGCCGCTTAGGGCGGCCTAACTCTCTCGACGTCGAGATATCGGATGCCGCGGC
The DNA window shown above is from Agromyces cerinus and carries:
- a CDS encoding succinate dehydrogenase iron-sulfur subunit; its protein translation is MSTATLEAQSTDAAIQSFTVTFLIRRFDPDVDTEPRWQDFDVEMYATDRVLDALHKIKWEQDGSLTFRRSCAHGICGSDAMRINGRNRLACKTLIKDLDISKPIYVEAIKGLPLEKDLIVDMEPFFASFREVQPFLVANSKPEPGKERVQSVAERAIFDDTTKCILCAACTSSCPVFWTDGQYFGPAAIVNAHRFIFDSRDDNAQTRLDILNDKEGVWRCRTTFNCTEACPRGIEVTKAIAEVKQAVMRGKP
- the sdhA gene encoding succinate dehydrogenase flavoprotein subunit, producing the protein MNTQSADAETTVIDGVHYHQFDIVIVGAGGAGMRAAIEAGPGAKTAVISKLYPTRSHTGAAQGGMAAALANVEEDSWEWHTFDTVKGGDYLVDQDAAEILAKEAIDAVIDLENMGLPFNRTPEGKIDQRRFGGHTRDHGKAPVRRACYAADRTGHMILQTLFQNCVRLGINFFNEYYVLDLVMTEVDGPDGSKTKQPSGVVAYDLASGELHVFQAKAVIFATGGFGKIYKTTSNAHTLTGDGVGIIWRKGLPLEDMEFFQFHPTGLAGLGILLTEGARGEGAILRNASGERFMERYAPTIKDLAPRDIVARCMVQEVAEGRGAGPHKDYVLLDCTHLGAEVLETKLPDITEFARTYLGVDPVFEPVPVMPTAHYAMGGIPTNVAAEVLSDNDTVVPGLYAAGECACVSVHGSNRLGTNSLLDINVFGKRAGRNAVEYVKTVDFTPLPADPAAAVRGMLEQLRDSDGTERIAAIRKELQDEMDKNAQVFRTDESLEHVTKVIAGLRDRYRNVAVHDKGKRFNTDLLEAVELGFLLDLAEVVVYSARNRKESRGGHMRDDFPNRDDANYMQHTMAYLSGDAHSSDAADHIRLDWKPVTITRYQPMERKY
- a CDS encoding succinate dehydrogenase hydrophobic membrane anchor subunit, which encodes MTAIETSALKPADRPRRRGINLEKWGWIYMRASGVVLIVLIFGHLFMNLMVGDGVKAIDFGFVGGKWADPFWQWWDVLMLWLALIHGANGMRTIVNDYTNPGVVQKVLKGSLFAAAAVLIILGTLVVFTFEPCPVGAPADLLPSFCAA
- the sdhC gene encoding succinate dehydrogenase, cytochrome b556 subunit produces the protein MPETSAGTLTTPAKPAKQKPGGTLYRGREGMWSWVLHRITGVAIFFFLLVHILDTALVRVSPEAYNAVIGTYQTPIMGLGEVALVGAIVFHAFNGLRIILVDFWAWATRHQKLLFWIVVGLWVVTMLAFTPRHLINVFSH